From Sporocytophaga myxococcoides, one genomic window encodes:
- a CDS encoding sensor histidine kinase, producing the protein MQYTIPLKVLVRESGRLFLFFLVGTVLITSLQELSLKGLLIKFITLSTLFISYFAINIVLFSFFDKRRKYPGERISRKTFAIGYPLTLIVFTLQHTLLLYLHNTGIFVQKSLPGTGVEPLNGWQLAIFISYANFVMYTFIFLIHNFVIDQYEKNRIQMELLQLKASNMETTNQLLQQQIKPHFLFNALNILKSLIRKDPKSAETYLLKLSDFLRVTITKNKSGTATIREELKICNDYMEMQKIRFGDALIYHVNLNEKDEFYNKKLPFFSIQPLLENAIKHNELTPENPLCITIETEGNSIIVQNNLQLKTKVEVSTGNGHSILKERYKLLTGDDVQIDQNDKAYSVSLKILDE; encoded by the coding sequence ATGCAATATACAATTCCTTTAAAGGTACTAGTGAGAGAAAGCGGAAGGCTGTTTCTTTTTTTTCTGGTAGGAACAGTGCTGATTACTTCTTTGCAGGAATTAAGCTTAAAGGGTTTGCTCATTAAATTCATAACTCTGAGTACACTTTTTATTTCCTATTTCGCTATCAATATTGTTCTGTTTTCCTTCTTTGACAAAAGACGGAAATATCCTGGTGAAAGGATATCTCGAAAAACCTTTGCAATCGGTTACCCTCTTACCCTGATAGTTTTTACCTTGCAGCATACACTGCTGCTATATCTGCACAATACCGGAATCTTTGTACAAAAAAGTTTACCAGGAACAGGTGTCGAACCACTCAACGGCTGGCAGCTTGCCATCTTTATCAGTTATGCCAACTTTGTAATGTATACCTTCATTTTCCTGATACATAATTTCGTTATCGATCAGTATGAAAAAAACCGGATACAAATGGAGTTGCTTCAACTGAAAGCTTCCAATATGGAGACGACCAATCAGCTACTTCAACAGCAGATAAAACCGCATTTTCTTTTCAATGCATTGAACATTCTGAAATCACTCATCCGAAAAGATCCTAAAAGCGCTGAAACTTACCTGTTAAAACTTTCAGATTTTCTCAGGGTAACTATTACCAAAAACAAAAGCGGTACAGCTACCATACGGGAGGAACTGAAGATCTGTAACGATTATATGGAAATGCAGAAGATACGATTCGGGGACGCCTTAATCTATCATGTCAATCTTAATGAAAAAGACGAGTTCTATAATAAGAAACTTCCATTTTTCTCCATTCAGCCTTTGCTGGAGAATGCTATAAAACACAATGAACTTACCCCTGAGAATCCTTTATGCATTACCATAGAAACGGAGGGGAACAGCATTATTGTACAAAACAATCTTCAACTTAAGACCAAAGTAGAAGTTTCAACTGGCAATGGCCATAGCATACTAAAAGAAAGATACAAATTGTTGACAGGAGATGATGTTCAAATTGACCAGAATGACAAAGCATATTCGGTAAGTCTTAAAATTCTTGATGAGTAA
- a CDS encoding LytR/AlgR family response regulator transcription factor — protein sequence MDIIIIEDEPITAEDLREIIIQVNPQSNVVKILSSVKEAISYLKANPTVDLIFSDIQLGDGLSFEIYQQVDVKAPIVFCTAYDEYALTAFRTNGIHYILKPFNEVMIQEALTKFHSLKSTFSLDSQALLQLMQTLTRAPQEKSTSILVYQREKVIPVKIKDIALFYIKNEVCHLHTFDQKNYLVNKSLDEIQQIVGNDFYRANRQFIINRDAIKEASSYLARKVNIILNIPFNESIMVSKEKMSDFYVWLTGE from the coding sequence ATGGATATTATTATAATCGAAGACGAACCGATAACTGCGGAAGATCTCAGGGAAATAATCATTCAGGTAAATCCGCAGTCCAATGTAGTGAAGATATTGAGCTCTGTAAAGGAGGCTATCTCTTATCTTAAAGCGAACCCTACAGTTGATCTTATTTTCAGTGACATACAATTGGGGGATGGGCTTAGTTTTGAAATTTATCAGCAGGTAGATGTCAAAGCTCCTATCGTGTTCTGCACAGCCTATGATGAATATGCCCTGACAGCGTTCAGGACCAATGGTATTCATTATATTCTTAAGCCTTTTAATGAAGTAATGATACAGGAAGCCCTTACCAAGTTCCACTCACTCAAATCCACATTTAGTCTGGATAGTCAGGCATTGTTGCAGCTTATGCAGACATTGACCAGGGCTCCTCAGGAAAAAAGCACTTCTATTCTGGTGTATCAGCGTGAAAAAGTCATTCCTGTTAAAATCAAAGATATTGCCCTGTTTTATATCAAGAATGAAGTATGTCATTTGCATACGTTTGATCAGAAAAATTATCTAGTAAACAAATCATTGGATGAGATACAACAAATCGTGGGCAATGACTTTTACAGGGCCAACAGACAATTTATCATTAACCGGGATGCGATAAAAGAGGCGTCTTCTTATTTAGCCCGTAAGGTAAATATCATTCTTAATATTCCTTTCAACGAATCCATTATGGTGAGTAAGGAAAAAATGAGTGATTTTTATGTCTGGCTAACGGGAGAGTAG
- a CDS encoding OmpH family outer membrane protein, translating into MNNSFKIFSALFILLFLIGGVGIYLLIPKIGYINSSKVFSEFKLKKELETDLKKLELAKQRDLDSLKAELEISYNELNNSAKKSEKNINEFKVAQQQYYIREKQYNENYQRAADEYTQQVWKQLNTFIKEFGKKKGYDFVLGANGAGEIMYADENDDLTEEVLEYCNKRYDGDIK; encoded by the coding sequence ATGAATAATAGTTTTAAAATTTTCTCTGCCCTCTTTATACTTCTCTTTCTTATCGGGGGAGTTGGGATTTATCTTTTAATTCCTAAAATTGGCTATATCAATAGCAGCAAGGTTTTTAGTGAATTTAAACTGAAAAAGGAATTAGAAACAGATTTAAAGAAATTAGAGCTTGCCAAACAGAGAGATCTTGATAGTTTAAAAGCTGAGTTAGAGATATCTTATAATGAATTGAATAACTCAGCAAAAAAGTCAGAGAAAAATATTAATGAATTTAAAGTTGCTCAGCAACAGTATTACATAAGAGAAAAGCAATACAATGAAAATTATCAAAGAGCTGCAGACGAGTATACTCAACAAGTTTGGAAGCAGCTCAATACTTTCATAAAGGAATTTGGTAAAAAGAAGGGGTACGATTTTGTTCTTGGGGCTAATGGGGCTGGAGAAATTATGTATGCTGATGAGAATGACGATTTAACAGAAGAAGTATTGGAATATTGTAATAAACGCTATGATGGCGACATTAAGTAA